In Horticoccus luteus, the following proteins share a genomic window:
- a CDS encoding DUF3341 domain-containing protein: MAAQTYGLIATFDNTPALYHAAQQVRDAGYKNWDCITPFPVHGLDRAMGLRRSIVPRISLVGGITGFCTGMLLIWWANGFEYKLIVGGKPYFSPMFAFPISYELTILFTAFATIIGMFVLNGLPMHYHPVLKYDQIRRGMDDTFFIVVEARDPRFNLANTKALLEKAGGREIVELEA; this comes from the coding sequence ATGGCTGCACAAACTTACGGCCTGATCGCCACTTTCGATAATACGCCCGCGCTTTATCACGCGGCGCAGCAAGTGCGCGATGCCGGCTACAAGAACTGGGACTGTATCACTCCGTTTCCCGTGCACGGGCTTGATCGTGCGATGGGCTTGCGTCGCTCGATCGTGCCCCGCATTTCCCTCGTCGGTGGCATTACCGGCTTTTGCACCGGCATGCTGCTCATCTGGTGGGCGAACGGTTTCGAATATAAACTCATCGTCGGCGGCAAACCGTACTTCAGTCCGATGTTTGCGTTTCCGATCAGCTATGAGCTGACGATTCTTTTTACCGCGTTCGCGACCATCATCGGTATGTTTGTGCTTAATGGTTTGCCGATGCACTACCACCCGGTACTGAAATACGATCAGATCAGGCGTGGCATGGATGACACGTTTTTCATCGTCGTTGAAGCGCGGGATCCGCGTTTCAACCTGGCCAACACCAAAGCGCTTTTAGAAAAGGCCGGCGGTCGGGAAATCGTGGAACTGGAGGCCTGA
- a CDS encoding c-type cytochrome has translation MRTVYLITALIIVLGLSILGFRGRAFTKPPMDVFPEMAFPGMKYQPKYKPQGPSNFFADGRADRPLPEGVVSRDMLRSDDALYQGKDASGAFIHGFPAAVTVDLKLLQRGKERFTIYCSPCHGALGNGQGITKSYGMGATPTYHDDRLRQMPEGEIFNTITHGKGNMLSYADKLVPQDRWAVIAYVRALQRAETGTLADVPANHRSELGLK, from the coding sequence ATGCGCACCGTCTATCTCATTACTGCGCTCATCATTGTTCTCGGGCTCTCCATCCTCGGCTTCCGGGGGCGTGCGTTCACGAAGCCGCCCATGGATGTATTTCCGGAAATGGCATTCCCTGGCATGAAGTATCAGCCGAAATACAAGCCGCAGGGGCCGAGCAACTTCTTTGCCGACGGTCGGGCGGATCGGCCGCTGCCAGAAGGTGTAGTCTCGCGCGACATGCTCCGTAGCGATGACGCACTCTATCAAGGCAAGGACGCATCCGGAGCGTTCATCCACGGATTCCCCGCGGCAGTTACGGTTGATCTTAAGCTGCTTCAACGCGGCAAAGAACGCTTTACGATCTATTGCTCTCCGTGCCACGGCGCACTCGGCAATGGGCAGGGTATTACGAAGTCCTACGGGATGGGCGCTACGCCCACCTACCATGACGACCGTCTACGGCAAATGCCGGAAGGCGAGATCTTCAACACCATCACGCACGGCAAGGGCAATATGCTCTCTTACGCGGACAAGCTTGTTCCTCAGGACAGGTGGGCGGTAATCGCCTACGTTCGCGCCCTGCAACGCGCCGAAACGGGCACGCTCGCGGACGTTCCTGCGAATCATCGATCGGAGCTTGGCCTCAAATGA
- a CDS encoding cbb3-type cytochrome c oxidase subunit I, giving the protein MITNSPTAAEVSDIDVTARRPLLYLFGSAFLWLVLSGLFAVVNSLQLTMPALLAHCPVLTYGRLHAAHESAFIYGWAANAGMAISLWLLSRLGLTMMRGASFVCLGGLFWNIGVLVGVGGILIGDATTFSGLQMPLYAHAVLLVAFGFMAVAGVLAWSGRKHETAFASQWYALAAIFLFPWIFSIALISLLLAPGAGTSQSVVSAWFAENLYMLWLAPMALGALYYLLPKITAKAIPHYSFAGLGFWTLIVVGSWTGPRVLVNGPVPAWIPTVAIALTFVALMHYWLVWLNLRGLFATRGSIVLKFAALGFAAYILTGLANAVLSFRTLANVVQFTYVTDATGALALIGSISLTFFAAIYFIVPRLCGRAWPSAGLVRIHFGASVLGVVAIVVGLAVAGWVQGRELNSTADFAHIAAVTKPWLLLATAGQALLLVGNILATFHFLRLIACRRNEVTLPAFRAPAAMEVSVS; this is encoded by the coding sequence ATGATCACAAACTCGCCAACCGCCGCCGAAGTCAGCGACATCGACGTCACCGCGCGCCGGCCGTTGCTCTACTTGTTCGGTTCCGCGTTCCTTTGGCTCGTGCTAAGCGGGCTTTTCGCCGTGGTAAACTCGCTTCAGCTCACGATGCCAGCGTTGTTGGCGCACTGCCCGGTGCTGACCTACGGGCGGCTGCACGCCGCGCACGAGAGCGCATTCATCTATGGGTGGGCGGCCAATGCCGGCATGGCTATTTCGCTTTGGCTGCTGTCGCGTTTGGGTCTCACCATGATGCGAGGCGCCTCGTTCGTTTGTTTGGGTGGACTCTTTTGGAACATCGGAGTGCTGGTGGGCGTGGGCGGGATCTTGATCGGTGATGCAACGACGTTTTCGGGCCTGCAGATGCCTCTCTATGCCCACGCTGTGTTGCTCGTAGCATTCGGCTTCATGGCAGTAGCTGGTGTACTGGCTTGGTCGGGCCGGAAGCATGAAACCGCGTTTGCTTCGCAATGGTATGCGTTGGCGGCGATTTTCCTTTTCCCGTGGATCTTCTCGATTGCCCTGATCTCGCTCCTGCTCGCTCCAGGAGCAGGCACTTCGCAATCTGTCGTCAGTGCGTGGTTTGCGGAGAACCTCTATATGCTCTGGCTCGCCCCAATGGCGTTGGGTGCTCTCTATTACCTCCTCCCCAAGATCACTGCCAAAGCGATTCCGCATTACTCGTTCGCCGGACTGGGCTTTTGGACTTTGATCGTCGTTGGATCCTGGACCGGGCCGCGGGTATTGGTGAATGGTCCTGTGCCTGCGTGGATTCCCACGGTGGCCATCGCGCTGACTTTTGTAGCACTGATGCACTACTGGCTGGTGTGGCTTAATCTTCGCGGTCTGTTCGCAACTCGCGGGAGCATCGTGTTGAAGTTCGCGGCGCTTGGCTTCGCGGCTTATATCCTGACCGGCCTGGCCAATGCAGTTCTTTCCTTCCGAACGCTCGCGAACGTGGTTCAGTTTACCTATGTGACTGATGCGACCGGGGCACTGGCGCTCATTGGCTCGATTTCCCTGACATTTTTCGCCGCGATCTATTTTATTGTCCCGCGTCTTTGTGGCCGGGCCTGGCCTTCCGCAGGTTTGGTTCGCATTCACTTCGGCGCCTCAGTGCTCGGAGTCGTGGCGATTGTGGTTGGCTTGGCCGTGGCAGGGTGGGTGCAAGGGCGCGAGTTGAATTCGACCGCGGACTTCGCACATATCGCGGCCGTTACGAAGCCGTGGTTGCTGCTCGCCACCGCGGGCCAAGCACTGCTGCTTGTCGGCAATATTCTGGCGACGTTCCACTTTCTCCGGCTGATCGCTTGCCGGCGCAATGAAGTCACCTTGCCCGCGTTTCGGGCACCAGCGGCGATGGAGGTTTCCGTATCATGA
- a CDS encoding cbb3-type cytochrome c oxidase subunit II, with product MFIALGISWAGLVIGTRAQYASLRPHYDDNESASFPQRQAGVAAQGQMVYEDLGCVSCHTQQVRRAGIGSDKARGWGDRQSVARDFLYDSRPQLGNARIGPDLSNYAARAKDSGMTPDRLYAYLYNGHNGMPAYPFLFEKRPIIGERDAHALNVKLPAGFEIAPTRRAEQLVAYLLSLNHTYEFSEAQPVVHGTAEGEGETK from the coding sequence TTGTTTATCGCCCTGGGGATTTCCTGGGCCGGTCTCGTCATCGGCACGCGTGCCCAATACGCGAGTCTGCGTCCCCACTACGACGATAACGAAAGCGCCAGCTTCCCTCAGAGGCAGGCAGGCGTGGCGGCGCAGGGGCAGATGGTTTACGAGGATCTTGGCTGTGTGTCATGCCATACACAGCAGGTGCGCCGCGCTGGCATCGGGTCGGACAAGGCTCGTGGTTGGGGCGATCGGCAGTCAGTAGCCCGTGATTTTCTTTATGATTCACGGCCGCAACTCGGAAACGCACGGATCGGCCCGGACCTGTCGAACTATGCGGCGCGGGCCAAAGACAGCGGCATGACACCTGATCGGCTCTATGCTTACCTCTACAACGGGCACAATGGCATGCCGGCTTATCCATTTCTTTTTGAGAAACGCCCCATTATTGGCGAGCGGGATGCGCACGCCCTGAACGTAAAGTTGCCTGCCGGTTTCGAGATCGCACCGACCCGGCGCGCCGAGCAACTGGTGGCCTATTTGCTGAGCTTGAATCACACCTACGAATTTAGCGAAGCGCAACCCGTGGTGCATGGGACTGCCGAAGGGGAAGGTGAAACGAAATGA
- a CDS encoding c-type cytochrome, translated as MKFKPDTKAHYALMPLAIVFVFSAFIFIAGTYVHDFSGHFAPSVFDETGLPIQPGSGATAKVDPLVLGRRQFDSACVTCHQATGLGIPGVYPPLAGSEWVDGSEERVISIVLHGLKGKVHVKGAEFGAAVMPAFGQVPGSGYNWSDEKIAAVLTFIRQEWGNKAGPITAAKVAELRTKEGSRGEWSEEELLKLP; from the coding sequence TTGAAGTTCAAGCCCGACACGAAAGCGCATTATGCGCTGATGCCCTTGGCGATCGTGTTCGTGTTTAGCGCATTCATTTTCATTGCTGGCACCTATGTGCACGATTTTTCGGGCCATTTTGCGCCCAGCGTGTTCGACGAAACGGGGTTGCCGATTCAGCCCGGCAGCGGAGCGACCGCGAAAGTGGACCCGCTTGTTTTAGGTCGGCGCCAATTTGATTCGGCCTGTGTTACCTGTCACCAAGCGACGGGGTTGGGCATTCCGGGAGTCTACCCGCCGCTGGCTGGGTCGGAATGGGTCGATGGTTCGGAGGAGCGTGTCATCAGCATCGTCTTGCACGGCCTCAAAGGCAAAGTGCATGTAAAGGGTGCCGAATTTGGCGCGGCCGTCATGCCGGCTTTCGGTCAAGTGCCGGGGTCCGGCTATAACTGGAGCGATGAGAAGATCGCGGCCGTTTTGACCTTTATTCGGCAGGAATGGGGCAACAAGGCCGGCCCGATCACGGCAGCCAAGGTCGCGGAACTTCGCACAAAGGAAGGCTCGCGTGGCGAGTGGAGCGAAGAGGAATTGTTGAAGCTCCCCTGA
- the rfaD gene encoding ADP-glyceromanno-heptose 6-epimerase: MSTLTGRILVTGGAGFIGSALIWALNERGVGDIVVTDFLGADEKWKNLTPLRFADYVEADVFRRQIADRAHAFGKFSAVFHLGACSATTERNATYLIDNNYAYTKELAAWALAQNARFIYASSAATYGDGAQGMDDRDDNLSRLRPLNMYGYSKHLFDVHAQHSGWLKQIVGVKYFNVFGPNEDHKGDMRSLVNKAYQQILATGRVQLFKSHKPEFKDGEQMRDFLYVKDAVAMTLHFADQAPTAAGLFNLGSGEANTWLTLTRAIFAALGREPQIDFIDMPEILRGKYQYFTRADVAKLRDTGYRRPMTALPEAVRDYVQNYLVPSRKLGD, translated from the coding sequence ATGAGCACTCTCACGGGTCGGATTTTAGTTACAGGAGGCGCGGGCTTCATTGGCAGCGCCTTGATTTGGGCGCTCAACGAGCGAGGCGTCGGCGATATCGTCGTAACGGATTTTCTGGGTGCCGACGAGAAATGGAAAAACCTCACGCCGTTGCGATTCGCCGACTACGTGGAAGCCGATGTCTTCCGCCGTCAGATCGCAGATCGCGCCCACGCATTCGGGAAGTTTTCGGCTGTATTTCATCTCGGCGCCTGCTCGGCCACGACCGAGCGCAACGCCACCTACCTCATCGACAACAATTACGCCTACACGAAGGAACTCGCTGCGTGGGCCCTCGCACAAAACGCCCGCTTCATCTACGCTTCCTCGGCCGCGACGTATGGTGACGGAGCCCAAGGCATGGATGATCGCGATGACAATCTCTCCCGATTGCGTCCGCTCAACATGTATGGCTATTCGAAACATCTTTTCGATGTGCACGCGCAGCACAGCGGTTGGTTGAAACAGATTGTGGGCGTAAAATACTTCAATGTGTTTGGCCCGAACGAGGATCATAAGGGCGACATGCGCTCCCTCGTAAACAAAGCCTACCAACAGATCCTCGCCACGGGACGGGTGCAGTTGTTCAAGAGCCACAAGCCGGAGTTCAAGGATGGCGAACAGATGCGCGACTTCCTCTACGTCAAAGATGCGGTCGCCATGACGCTGCACTTTGCCGACCAAGCGCCCACGGCGGCCGGGCTGTTCAACCTCGGCTCGGGCGAGGCCAATACATGGCTCACGCTCACTCGCGCTATCTTCGCAGCCCTTGGGCGCGAACCGCAGATCGACTTCATCGACATGCCTGAGATCCTGCGCGGCAAGTACCAGTACTTCACCCGCGCCGATGTCGCTAAATTGCGGGATACAGGCTACCGCCGCCCCATGACGGCGTTGCCCGAAGCCGTGCGCGATTACGTGCAAAACTACCTCGTGCCCTCACGCAAACTCGGGGATTAA
- the proC gene encoding pyrroline-5-carboxylate reductase, translating into MPRFAFLGAGNLAGAMVDGLLENKVVPPADLICLGGPGVSAARLAARTGIRCARSIDDLLADADTLVVAFKPQHLAGADPRLAELTSDRLVISVLAGKRLERLAGVFPHARNVVRAMPNTPAAIGAGMTGWCALRPPATTDATLIDRLLQAMGRAVAVEESQMDAITALGGSGPGFFFEFVAALRDAGVAAGLTSDLATTFAAETTLGAARLLARRQIDPETLRDQVTSPNGTTFAGLQQLKAHDFRATVRAAVLAAADRSRELAQQS; encoded by the coding sequence ATGCCTAGATTCGCTTTCCTCGGCGCCGGAAATCTCGCCGGCGCAATGGTCGATGGCCTGTTGGAAAACAAAGTCGTGCCGCCCGCCGACCTGATTTGCCTCGGGGGCCCAGGCGTCAGCGCTGCCCGTCTGGCCGCGCGCACTGGCATCCGTTGCGCCCGCTCCATCGACGACCTTTTAGCGGATGCCGACACCTTGGTGGTGGCGTTCAAACCTCAGCACCTGGCGGGAGCCGATCCACGCCTCGCCGAACTCACGAGTGATCGTCTTGTAATTTCCGTGCTCGCCGGCAAACGACTCGAGCGGCTCGCGGGCGTTTTCCCGCACGCTCGCAACGTGGTGCGGGCGATGCCCAACACCCCCGCCGCGATCGGTGCGGGTATGACCGGATGGTGCGCGCTGCGTCCTCCTGCCACCACCGATGCCACGTTGATCGATCGGCTCCTGCAAGCGATGGGACGCGCCGTTGCCGTTGAAGAGTCGCAAATGGACGCCATCACGGCACTCGGTGGCAGTGGCCCGGGATTTTTCTTCGAGTTTGTCGCGGCGCTCCGCGATGCGGGCGTCGCCGCCGGCCTGACGTCAGACTTAGCCACCACATTTGCCGCGGAGACGACTCTCGGAGCCGCGCGCCTACTCGCGCGCCGACAAATCGACCCGGAAACGTTGCGCGACCAAGTCACCTCGCCGAACGGCACCACCTTCGCGGGCTTGCAGCAACTCAAAGCGCATGACTTTCGCGCCACGGTTCGCGCCGCCGTTCTGGCCGCAGCAGACCGCTCCCGCGAACTTGCACAGCAAAGTTAG
- a CDS encoding response regulator has translation MSAPKILVVDDQPINVQLLKRKLEREGIEVLTAYSGLEALDQVVEHKPDLILLDVMMPEMDGIEVCQRLQGTEETRSIPVIFITARSSKEGKLEGLGVGAVDYITKPIDLDETMARVQTQLRFVAINREMADLTRRLAEARRAATIGAVTQGIAHNLNNLLGVVIGYLDLIKAYYDKPEQVKRNAAQVEEAVHRIVTIIKQLSSLVIKTRPPLGKCSLRALLDGGVQRYRQDYRHENPITIDNPLGDLTIDSNTEVFEEVLAKVLINAWESYDAPSTQTRPITVRTQRITRPDEGDAVEIFVEDRGRGLNPEIRDHMFEPFISSKNTVGVGMGLTIARHALRGLGGDVSLVDHSGGGACAILVHPIERKARRLLQDA, from the coding sequence ATGTCCGCGCCGAAAATTTTGGTGGTCGATGACCAACCGATCAACGTCCAGTTGCTGAAGCGCAAACTGGAACGCGAGGGCATCGAAGTTCTGACCGCCTACAGCGGACTCGAAGCGCTCGATCAGGTGGTGGAGCACAAACCAGACTTGATCCTCCTCGACGTGATGATGCCGGAAATGGACGGCATCGAAGTATGCCAACGGCTGCAAGGCACGGAAGAAACGCGCTCGATCCCTGTCATCTTCATCACCGCGCGCAGCTCCAAAGAAGGTAAGCTGGAAGGCCTCGGCGTTGGTGCAGTCGACTACATTACCAAACCGATCGATCTCGATGAAACCATGGCCCGCGTGCAGACGCAGCTCCGCTTCGTCGCCATTAATCGCGAAATGGCCGATCTCACGCGCCGTTTGGCGGAAGCCCGGCGCGCGGCGACCATCGGCGCGGTCACCCAAGGCATTGCTCACAACTTAAACAATCTGCTCGGCGTCGTTATCGGCTACCTCGATCTAATCAAAGCGTATTACGACAAACCCGAGCAAGTGAAGCGCAACGCTGCGCAAGTCGAAGAGGCCGTTCATCGCATCGTTACGATCATCAAACAACTCAGCTCGCTCGTCATCAAGACCCGCCCTCCGCTCGGAAAATGCAGTTTGCGCGCGCTCCTCGACGGCGGCGTGCAACGCTATCGTCAGGATTATCGTCATGAAAATCCCATCACGATAGACAATCCGCTGGGTGATTTGACGATCGATTCGAACACGGAGGTTTTTGAAGAAGTTTTGGCCAAGGTTTTGATCAACGCTTGGGAAAGCTACGATGCTCCCAGCACCCAGACCCGGCCCATCACTGTGCGGACGCAGCGCATCACCCGACCCGACGAGGGGGATGCGGTGGAAATTTTTGTCGAAGACCGCGGTCGCGGACTTAATCCGGAGATTCGCGATCACATGTTCGAACCGTTTATCAGTTCCAAAAACACCGTCGGCGTGGGCATGGGATTGACCATCGCCCGCCACGCGTTGCGGGGGCTCGGCGGCGACGTTTCCCTCGTGGACCATTCCGGCGGCGGAGCGTGCGCCATTCTCGTCCATCCTATCGAGCGCAAAGCCCGGAGACTACTTCAAGATGCCTAG
- the folD gene encoding bifunctional methylenetetrahydrofolate dehydrogenase/methenyltetrahydrofolate cyclohydrolase FolD — translation MELIDGNKIASDIIAELKAEVAQFTGRRPCIALVRVGEDPASISYVKKKEKTAAEIGLESRVILPPVTTTQTELFALLDNLNADPTVDGILVQSPLPKQIDELAVFRRVSPEKDVDGFNTLNLGKVAQEDESGFVACTPAGIMELLRRSSVDLKGKHVVVLGRSLIVGKPIALLAVQKKNGANATVTICHSGTTNLPEITRSADVLIAAIGRAEFVTADMVKPGAVVIDVGINRVADATKKNGYRLTGDVHFPSVSQIASKITPVPGGVGPMTVALLMKNTVKAYKASAR, via the coding sequence ATGGAGCTCATCGACGGCAACAAGATCGCCTCCGACATCATCGCCGAGTTAAAGGCCGAGGTCGCGCAATTCACCGGGCGCCGACCCTGTATCGCTTTGGTGCGCGTCGGCGAGGATCCGGCTTCGATTTCTTACGTGAAGAAGAAGGAGAAAACCGCCGCGGAGATCGGCCTCGAAAGCCGCGTGATTCTGCCTCCTGTCACGACCACGCAGACCGAGTTGTTCGCCTTGCTCGATAACCTCAATGCCGATCCCACCGTCGACGGCATTCTCGTCCAGTCGCCACTTCCCAAACAGATTGACGAACTGGCGGTGTTTCGGCGGGTGTCACCCGAGAAAGACGTCGACGGCTTCAACACCTTGAATCTGGGCAAAGTGGCCCAGGAAGATGAGTCGGGATTTGTTGCGTGCACGCCGGCCGGCATCATGGAACTGCTCCGACGCAGCAGCGTTGACCTCAAAGGCAAACACGTCGTCGTCCTCGGGCGCTCACTGATCGTCGGCAAACCCATCGCGCTTCTCGCCGTGCAGAAAAAGAACGGTGCTAACGCCACAGTGACGATCTGCCACTCGGGCACGACCAATCTGCCCGAGATCACGCGTTCCGCCGATGTGCTCATCGCCGCGATCGGCCGCGCGGAGTTCGTCACCGCCGACATGGTGAAACCCGGTGCGGTCGTCATCGACGTCGGCATCAACCGCGTAGCCGACGCGACGAAAAAAAACGGCTATCGTCTCACCGGCGACGTGCATTTCCCGTCCGTCTCGCAGATCGCGAGCAAAATCACTCCCGTCCCCGGAGGCGTTGGCCCTATGACCGTGGCGTTGCTCATGAAAAACACGGTCAAGGCTTACAAAGCTTCCGCGCGCTAG
- a CDS encoding SH3 domain-containing protein produces the protein MMKTKSTLCAFASIALASWSSAAPLSATTAVHLQPEDHSPVVSSLKAGTEPVRAGPAPDGWLAVEIPGDEHEGYVMNKDITKGLDVIEGTAVHLAPDSASPTLATIEKNDRTEITGLHGKWTQIRLTKKLTGYVRVAGVPQPAPRPAEDSPASGASAPMSPAPVTSSAYGTRSGAQAAPLVSLNDNTPASLPRFFQGRFESTKRPFMPRRPYDWQLKDDAGVRYAYLNTSKLLLTEQLPSYVDHTVVVYGTAKPTPGGKDIVIDVESLQLK, from the coding sequence ATGATGAAGACTAAATCCACTCTTTGCGCGTTCGCGTCTATCGCTCTCGCCTCGTGGTCCTCCGCGGCACCGCTCAGCGCCACGACCGCCGTCCACCTCCAGCCTGAAGATCATTCCCCCGTGGTCTCCTCGCTCAAAGCCGGCACCGAACCCGTGCGCGCGGGTCCGGCACCCGACGGCTGGCTCGCCGTAGAGATCCCCGGCGACGAACACGAAGGCTACGTGATGAACAAAGATATCACCAAGGGGCTTGATGTGATCGAAGGCACCGCCGTGCACCTCGCGCCTGATTCCGCCTCGCCCACTCTGGCCACGATCGAGAAGAACGACCGCACCGAAATCACCGGTTTGCACGGCAAATGGACGCAGATTCGGCTCACGAAAAAACTCACCGGCTACGTCCGCGTCGCCGGTGTTCCCCAGCCTGCACCACGGCCCGCCGAAGATTCGCCCGCCAGCGGGGCCTCCGCGCCAATGTCGCCGGCACCGGTAACTTCCTCTGCTTACGGCACGCGTTCCGGTGCGCAAGCGGCTCCCCTCGTTTCGCTCAACGACAACACGCCCGCCTCTCTCCCGCGCTTTTTCCAAGGCCGGTTTGAGTCCACGAAGCGGCCCTTTATGCCCCGTCGCCCCTACGACTGGCAGCTAAAAGACGATGCCGGCGTCCGCTACGCGTATCTCAATACCTCCAAGCTTCTGTTGACTGAACAACTTCCGAGCTACGTCGATCACACCGTCGTCGTGTATGGCACCGCCAAACCAACGCCGGGCGGCAAAGACATCGTGATCGACGTCGAGAGTCTGCAGCTCAAGTAA